A stretch of Lactuca sativa cultivar Salinas chromosome 6, Lsat_Salinas_v11, whole genome shotgun sequence DNA encodes these proteins:
- the LOC111893050 gene encoding pentatricopeptide repeat-containing protein At2g37230, producing the protein MMSLIAASKPHVLKHSFFSNLARISNSQHPGLCFFCSSSSADTPTNEETPKTEAPDFSAESHPEKPVSTHEEAQPGTIQNREPGIPRGKHRNPEKIEDIICRMMANRAWTTRLQNSIRTLVPVFDHNLVYNVLHSARNPDHALQFFRWVERSGLFKHDRETHYKIIEILGKASKLNHARLILLDMPKKGLTWDEDLFIVLIDSYGKAGIVQESVKIFRSMEELGVPRTIKSYDTLFKVIMRRGRYMMAKRYFNKMLAESIIPSRHTYNLMIWGFFLSSRVETANRFFEDMKTREISPDVVTYNTMINGFNRVKKIEESEKFFMEMKARNIEPTVISYTTMIKGYVTANKIDDALKLYEEMKSFGIKPNSFTYSTLLPGLCEAEKMSEAHTIMKEMTHRHLLPHDNSIFLQLISGQCKSGNLDLATDALKSMIRLNITPEAQHYGVLIVNLLNSGVYDEAVKLLDQLIEQEIVLNTKGTLELESNLFNPMIDYLCNNNMTSKAETLFRQLMKMGVLDSVSFNSLIQGHSKEGTPDSAFELLKIMMRRNVSSDKTSYKMLIESYLKKQEPSDAKTVLESMIENGHDPDSLIFKSVMESLFEDGRVQTASRVMKMMIEKGVKDHKDLVSRILEALLLRGHVEEALGRIELLMNVGFGPDFDGLISVVCEKGKTIAAVKLLDFVLERDYGVEFSSYDKVLDALLKAGKTLNAYSILCKIKEKGGVTDKSSGEELIRVLKEQGNTQQADVLSRMIMGKEKGKKVKKQASVL; encoded by the coding sequence atgatgTCTTTAATCGCTGCATCAAAACCCCATGTATTGAAACACAGCTTCTTCTCCAATCTTGCAAGAATCTCCAATTCACAGCATCCGGGTCTCTGCTTTTTCTGCTCATCGTCTTCCGCAGATACACCCACAAATGAAGAAACCCCCAAAACGGAAGCTCCAGATTTTTCCGCCGAATCACATCCTGAGAAACCGGTCTCGACCCATGAAGAAGCACAACCAGGGACGATCCAGAATCGCGAACCCGGAATCCCACGAGGTAAGCATCGAAACCCAGAAAAAATTGAAGATATAATTTGCAGAATGATGGCAAATAGGGCATGGACGACTCGTTTACAGAACTCGATTCGAACATTAGTCCCTGTGTTTGATCACAATCTGGTTTACAATGTATTGCAtagtgctcgaaatcccgaccatGCTTTACAGTTTTTCCGGTGGGTTGAGCGCTCGGGTTTGTTCAAACATGACCGAGAAACACATTACAAGATCATAGAAATTTTGGGTAAAGCTTCAAAGCTTAATCATGCGAGGTTAATTTTGCTCGATATGCCTAAAAAGGGTCTCACATGGGATGAAGATTTGTTCATTGTATTGATCGATAGCTATGGAAAAGCCGGAATTGTTCAAGAAAGCGTGAAGATTTTCAGGAGCATGGAGGAATTAGGTGTTCCAAGAACTATAAAATCATACGACACTTTATTCAAGGTGATAATGAGAAGAGGAAGATATATGATGGCGAAAAGGTACTTCAATAAAATGTTAGCAGAAAGCATAATCCCTTCAAGACACACTTACAATCTCATGATTTGGGGGTTTTTCCTTTCTTCAAGAGTAGAAACTGCAAACAGATTCTTTGAAGACATGAAAACCCGTGAAATTTCCCCAGATGTTGTCACTTACAACACAATGATCAACGGGTTTAATCGTGTCAAAAAGATCGAAGAATCCGAAAAATTCTTCATGGAAATGAAAGCAAGAAACATCGAACCAACTGTAATCAGCTACACCACCATGATCAAAGGGTATGTTACAGCTAATAAAATAGATGATGCATTGAAGCTATATGAAGAAATGAAATCTTTTGGAATTAAACCGAATTCTTTCACATATTCCACTCTATTACCTGGTCTTTGTGAAGCAGAAAAAATGTCAGAAGCACATACAATCATGAAAGAAATGACACATCGACATCTTCTCCCACATGATAACTCCATTTTTCTACAATTAATCTCAGGTCAATGCAAATCAGGTAATCTTGATTTAGCTACAGATGCTCTTAAATCCATGATTCGTTTAAACATCACCCCTGAAGCTCAACATTACGGGGTTCTAATTGTAAATCTTTTAAACTCCGGGGTTTATGATGAAGCTGTGAAGTTGTTAGATCAACTTATAGAACAAGAAATCGTGTTGAACACAAAGGGTACTTTAGAACTCGAGTCAAACTTATTCAACCCAATGATTGACTATCTTTGCAACAACAACATGACATCAAAAGCCGAAACATTATTTCGCCAATTAATGAAAATGGGTGTTTTAGATTCGGTTTCTTTCAACAGTTTAATACAAGGTCATTCAAAAGAAGGAACACCCGATTCAGCTTTTGAACTTTTAAAGATCATGATGAGAAGAAACGTTTCATCTGATAAAACTTCTTACAAGATGTTGATTGAAAGCTACTTGAAGAAACAAGAACCTTCTGATGCGAAAACGGTTCTTGAATCCATGATTGAAAACGGGCATGACCCGGATTCATTAATCTTCAAATCAGTAATGGAAAGTTTGTTTGAAGATGGAAGAGTACAAACCGCAAGTCGGGTAATGAAAATGATGATTGAAAAGGGTGTTAAAGATCATAAAGATTTGGTTTCAAGAATCTTGGAAGCTCTTTTGTTAAGGGGTCATGTGGAAGAAGCTTTGGGGAGAATTGAGTTATTGATGAATGTTGGATTTGGGCCTGATTTTGATGGGTTGATTTCGGTTGTTTGTGAGAAAGGAAAGACAATTGCTGCTGTGAAATTGTTGGATTTTGTTTTGGAGAGAGATTATGGGGTTGAGTTTTCGAGTTATGATAAGGTTTTGGATGCTCTTTTGAAAGCTGGAAAGACACTTAATGCTTATTCGAttttgtgtaagattaaagagAAAGGAGGTGTGACTGATAAAAGTAGTGGTGAGGAGTTGATTAGGGTTTTGAAAGAACAAGGGAACACACAACAGGCGGATGTTTTGTCAAGGATGATTATGGGGAAGGAGAAAGGGAAGAAAGTGAAGAAACAAGCATCGGTTTTGTGA